The Eleutherodactylus coqui strain aEleCoq1 chromosome 6, aEleCoq1.hap1, whole genome shotgun sequence genome window below encodes:
- the LOC136632441 gene encoding speriolin-like protein: MCAIFPDQRLYGYWVANVKEKIIQVTTCSQTGKVNEQLRSELMQRYHRVMDELRKLGYDDKVHPYLIEYLVNTYGIMKERTTIHTEDMSPVDDPQVLRKMITEYMFSDKVQDILILLNCLAYLAKKKGSYIFIC, translated from the exons ATGTGCGCCATCTTCCCGGACCAGCGACTTTACGGATATTGGGTAGCTAATGTAAAAGAGAAGATCATACAG GTGACCACCTGCTCACAGACTGGCAAGGTTAACGAACAATTGAGATCTGAGTTGATGCAACGCTACCATCGTGTAATGGATGAATTGCGGAAACTGGGCTATGATGATAAAGTTCATCCCTACTTAATAGAATACCTGGTCAACACCTATGGCATCATGAAGGAGAGGACAACCATTCATACTGAAGATATGTCACCCGTCGATGATCCACAAGTCCTGAGGAAGATGATAACTGAGTACATGTTTAGTGATAAGGTGCAAGACATCCTGATTTTACTCAATTGTCTGGCATACCTTGCCAAGAAGAAGGGGAGCTACATCTTCATCTGCTAA